From the genome of Candidatus Nitrosocosmicus oleophilus, one region includes:
- a CDS encoding sulfurtransferase: MAQSTKIEYKHPEVLVETQWLDKHLSDPNVRIIEVDYDSKANYLLGHIRGAVLADWKKDINHSLSRDILTKENYENLLQRFGLDDDSKTLVLYGDFNNWFAAFAFWVFKYYGYKDVRLLNGGRKKWLEEDKEITKEIPNYPKGMFNLGESFAPDSSIRIFLSDIKDSLVSRRRFQIRLVDVRSPDEYHGRITAPPEYPTEHAQRAGHIPGASNIPWAQVLNDDGTFKTFEELSKLYEAKGIHPDNEVITYCRIGERSSHTWFVLKYLLGYPDVKNYDGSWTEWGNLIGNPIEKDSI, encoded by the coding sequence ATGGCTCAATCAACAAAAATAGAATACAAACATCCTGAAGTATTGGTAGAAACCCAATGGCTTGATAAGCACCTAAGCGACCCCAATGTCAGAATCATTGAGGTGGACTACGACTCTAAAGCCAATTATCTTCTTGGACACATACGCGGCGCAGTTTTGGCGGATTGGAAAAAGGACATTAACCATTCTTTGTCGAGAGATATTTTGACTAAAGAAAACTATGAGAATTTACTCCAAAGATTTGGATTAGATGATGACTCAAAAACTCTTGTATTATATGGCGATTTTAACAATTGGTTTGCCGCATTTGCGTTTTGGGTTTTTAAATACTATGGATATAAAGATGTTCGCTTGTTAAATGGTGGAAGAAAAAAATGGTTAGAAGAGGATAAAGAAATTACAAAAGAAATACCTAATTATCCAAAAGGCATGTTTAATCTTGGTGAATCTTTTGCACCAGACAGCAGTATAAGGATATTTCTATCTGACATAAAAGATTCTCTGGTAAGCAGAAGAAGATTTCAAATTAGATTAGTAGATGTAAGGAGTCCTGATGAATACCACGGAAGAATAACGGCACCGCCGGAGTATCCCACTGAACATGCACAAAGGGCTGGCCACATCCCCGGAGCAAGTAACATTCCATGGGCACAAGTATTGAATGACGATGGAACATTCAAAACATTTGAGGAATTGTCTAAACTGTATGAAGCAAAAGGTATCCATCCAGATAACGAAGTAATTACATACTGCAGAATTGGAGAACGTTCTTCGCATACATGGTTTGTCTTAAAGTATTTGTTAGGCTACCCCGATGTGAAAAACTATGACGGATCTTGGACAGAATGGGGAAACCTGATAGGAAATCCTATAGAGAAAGATTCGATTTAA
- a CDS encoding ABC transporter permease, translated as MLELQKKSPLKTKVDLEVFANTVLFIAVFIGLWQLAYLSGIWPKVSLPSPIMVVGSFYDLILDSTLTISIGMTLYRLLIGFAASIGIGVCVGLAMVRFGGFGKTMSSFAVGLQSFPSVAWVPFAILLIGLNDIGILFVVIMSSVFSVMISAYSGIRNIPPIYLKAARNMGAKGFSLFRYLMIPAATPALIIGIKQAWSFAWHALIGAEILMAAAVGIGHILLVGREFQLMDNIIASMITIFALGMLFDKVIFAKLEDKVREKWGLRQEHDIENK; from the coding sequence ATGTTAGAGCTACAAAAAAAATCTCCCTTAAAGACTAAAGTAGATCTGGAAGTTTTCGCTAATACTGTTTTATTTATTGCAGTTTTTATTGGCCTATGGCAACTGGCATATTTAAGTGGTATTTGGCCAAAAGTTTCACTACCTTCTCCTATCATGGTAGTAGGATCGTTTTATGACCTAATTCTAGATAGCACTTTGACTATAAGCATCGGAATGACCCTTTACAGGCTTTTGATTGGTTTTGCTGCTTCAATAGGAATTGGAGTTTGTGTGGGACTTGCAATGGTAAGATTTGGCGGTTTTGGAAAAACAATGAGTTCCTTTGCGGTAGGATTGCAGTCTTTTCCTAGTGTTGCTTGGGTGCCATTTGCTATCCTGCTTATCGGTCTAAATGATATTGGAATATTATTTGTAGTTATAATGAGTTCAGTATTTTCAGTAATGATCTCAGCATATAGTGGAATAAGAAACATACCGCCCATATATCTAAAGGCTGCAAGAAATATGGGAGCCAAGGGTTTCTCATTATTTAGATATTTAATGATACCAGCAGCCACACCTGCATTAATAATAGGAATAAAACAAGCGTGGTCATTTGCTTGGCACGCTTTGATTGGAGCGGAAATACTAATGGCTGCTGCGGTAGGGATAGGACATATACTGTTAGTGGGTAGAGAATTTCAGCTGATGGATAACATAATAGCATCTATGATTACTATTTTCGCATTAGGAATGCTATTTGACAAAGTAATCTTTGCAAAACTAGAAGATAAGGTAAGAGAGAAATGGGGATTAAGACAGGAGCATGATATCGAGAATAAATAA
- a CDS encoding beta-class carbonic anhydrase, translating into MTQLESIKSQNKKYAESFKDGDLSIPPSKKIAVLSCMDARLNVNELLGLGIGEAHIIRNAGGIATDDAIRSLIISHELLGTEEFIVINHTDCGMLTFSDEDLQKKISEKYKSNASGIVFHTFDNLEENVKR; encoded by the coding sequence ATGACACAATTGGAGTCGATAAAATCTCAGAATAAGAAATATGCTGAAAGTTTCAAGGATGGAGATTTGTCCATACCTCCATCAAAAAAAATTGCCGTCCTGTCTTGTATGGACGCACGATTGAATGTAAATGAATTATTAGGATTGGGGATCGGCGAAGCTCATATCATTAGGAATGCCGGCGGAATTGCTACAGATGATGCTATACGCTCTTTGATCATATCCCATGAATTACTCGGGACAGAAGAATTCATTGTAATAAACCACACAGACTGTGGTATGTTGACCTTTAGTGACGAAGACCTGCAAAAGAAAATCTCAGAGAAATACAAATCAAACGCTTCAGGCATAGTATTTCATACTTTTGACAATTTAGAGGAAAATGTAAAAAGATAG
- a CDS encoding IS5-like element ISThar1 family transposase translates to MIDWPSYNRSLVQRGEILFSYDFLDGWGSEIENMNINKKGKPFVFPDSFILAIGYIRYLFHLPYRQTQGIIKATGKRLPANPPSYGHICKRINKLNIDIKRDKMDDDDDLIISIDSTGIKITNRGQWMDEKWNTQNRKGYLKIHVAVDIKTRKIIALEVTDEKVHDGKMLKKLVNHVLDSREPNTVKIKSVLADGAYDSNPNFVYLEDKKINPGIKVRRNSIVSPKNNRLRNNEVKLQAKDLLKWKTKRKYGQRWISETVFSAIKRMFGEYTSANRFQNMVKEIMIKVSLYNIFRRI, encoded by the coding sequence GTGATAGACTGGCCCTCTTACAATCGCTCATTAGTTCAACGCGGTGAGATCCTCTTCTCGTATGATTTCCTTGATGGTTGGGGTTCAGAGATAGAGAATATGAATATAAACAAAAAGGGTAAACCATTTGTATTTCCAGATTCTTTCATCTTGGCCATTGGTTACATTCGCTATTTATTTCACCTACCATACAGACAAACCCAAGGTATAATTAAGGCCACAGGAAAAAGGTTACCTGCTAATCCACCAAGTTATGGTCACATCTGTAAACGAATCAACAAGCTAAACATCGATATTAAAAGAGACAAGATGGATGACGATGATGACCTAATAATATCAATAGACAGTACAGGTATCAAGATTACTAACAGAGGTCAGTGGATGGATGAGAAATGGAATACACAAAATAGAAAAGGATATCTCAAGATCCACGTTGCTGTAGACATAAAGACCAGGAAAATCATTGCTTTGGAAGTGACAGATGAGAAGGTACATGATGGGAAAATGCTAAAGAAACTAGTCAATCATGTTTTGGATTCGAGAGAACCAAACACTGTAAAGATAAAATCGGTACTAGCTGATGGAGCCTATGATTCAAATCCAAACTTTGTGTATCTTGAGGACAAAAAGATCAATCCAGGTATAAAGGTAAGAAGGAACTCTATTGTTTCTCCTAAAAACAATAGGTTAAGGAACAACGAAGTAAAGTTACAAGCAAAGGATCTGTTGAAATGGAAGACAAAAAGAAAATACGGACAGAGATGGATATCTGAAACTGTGTTCTCAGCTATAAAGAGAATGTTTGGTGAATACACATCAGCAAACAGGTTTCAAAACATGGTAAAGGAGATCATGATAAAAGTATCATTGTATAACATTTTTAGAAGAATATAA